The Paludisphaera rhizosphaerae genome has a window encoding:
- the rsgA gene encoding ribosome small subunit-dependent GTPase A, translated as MANKKKKIRIELKKNRQKRTRSNDLTRAFSDEKPAAAESVAGERVRPKGEMSRRRTIVADADETSSPTGAEAAAEGAAGRRAVDESNWLSGRVLRVHGLVNIVEAEDGRTYPCHVRRLLKSMAIDGRNVVAVGDRVWFRPPEGGGDEGFIERVENRRGVVTRGYRGRRHVLAANVDAVCIVSGLAEPGLKISLIDRYLAAAEIAGVRPVIVLNKADLVDVAPYQWVVGLYTQLGYETIVTSAADGRGIDRLRELLRGGVTAISGQSGVGKSSLLNAIQPGLNLRVSEVSDWTSKGKHTTTTAELIRLNDGGYVVDTPGLRQFELWDVLPGELEGCFIEFRPFVPLCRFPDCSHTHEHRCAVKDAVYWGWIHAGRYESYLKLYHQKPDDGV; from the coding sequence TTGGCGAACAAGAAAAAGAAGATCCGGATCGAGCTGAAGAAGAATCGCCAGAAGCGTACGCGCTCAAACGACTTGACGCGCGCCTTCAGCGACGAGAAGCCGGCGGCGGCCGAGTCCGTCGCCGGCGAACGCGTCCGGCCCAAGGGGGAGATGTCCCGTCGCCGCACCATCGTTGCGGACGCCGACGAGACGTCGTCCCCCACGGGGGCCGAGGCCGCCGCCGAGGGGGCGGCCGGACGGCGGGCGGTCGACGAATCAAACTGGCTGTCCGGCAGGGTGTTGAGAGTCCACGGGCTGGTCAACATCGTTGAGGCTGAAGACGGCCGCACATATCCCTGCCACGTCCGCCGATTGCTCAAGAGCATGGCCATCGACGGGCGGAACGTCGTGGCCGTCGGCGACCGCGTTTGGTTCCGTCCTCCCGAAGGAGGAGGCGACGAGGGATTCATCGAGCGGGTCGAGAACCGTCGTGGAGTCGTCACGCGGGGCTACCGTGGGCGTCGCCACGTCCTCGCGGCCAACGTCGACGCCGTCTGCATCGTCTCCGGTCTGGCGGAGCCAGGTCTCAAGATCAGCCTGATCGACCGCTACCTCGCCGCGGCCGAAATCGCCGGGGTGCGTCCGGTGATCGTCCTGAACAAGGCGGACCTCGTGGATGTGGCCCCATATCAGTGGGTCGTTGGACTTTACACCCAGCTTGGCTACGAGACGATCGTCACCTCGGCGGCCGACGGCCGAGGAATCGACCGTTTGCGAGAGCTGCTCCGAGGCGGAGTGACCGCCATCTCCGGCCAGAGCGGCGTTGGGAAAAGTTCACTTCTGAACGCGATTCAACCCGGCCTGAACCTGCGGGTGAGCGAGGTCTCCGACTGGACCTCCAAGGGGAAGCACACCACGACCACCGCCGAGTTGATCCGTCTCAACGACGGCGGCTACGTCGTCGACACTCCCGGTTTGCGCCAATTCGAGTTATGGGACGTGCTTCCGGGCGAGCTTGAAGGCTGTTTCATCGAATTCCGCCCCTTCGTCCCGCTCTGCCGGTTCCCCGACTGCTCCCATACCCATGAGCATCGCTGCGCGGTGAAGGACGCCGTCTACTGGGGGTGGATCCACGCCGGTCGCTACGAGAGCTACCTGAAGCTCTACCACCAGAAGCCAGACGACGGCGTCTGA
- a CDS encoding WD40 repeat domain-containing protein — protein MSDDQTLERPRTGTDPASARIRGGRVRLSWLSWEAVFLVALVSIVAVALSSSHEAEDRAEPHESTLAGHDFLLETVALAAEQDVLITTGSDDTVRFWELDPAKPMDWGVEVQSLPHGSRPYALSPSADGRYLAVGGGGSLAIWERKGEGWVLLTTREGTDYRYLAFAPDSRTLAIGGEGGDVRVLDVPSMKELRVLKGLDDGVHSIVFSPDGAILAAASFRGELVMWDWRTGVVKPALEAIGRVQCLAFTPDGRSLATAHWVEGGGVALHDLATGRLKARFGSREGFNSLTFSPDGSLLAAAATDHSIRLWDARTGEVKGVLDKDIGWVKTILFTTEGTRLAYGGRDGTVHFWNIPAGAVDAQLSLRPRGERHQSRES, from the coding sequence ATGTCCGACGATCAGACGCTTGAGCGGCCGCGAACGGGGACCGACCCGGCCTCCGCTCGCATTCGGGGCGGACGTGTTCGGCTGTCTTGGCTGAGTTGGGAGGCCGTTTTCCTGGTCGCCCTTGTGTCGATCGTCGCCGTCGCACTGTCGTCGTCGCATGAGGCCGAGGACCGGGCGGAGCCTCACGAATCGACCCTGGCGGGTCATGATTTCTTGCTCGAGACAGTGGCCCTGGCCGCGGAACAGGATGTCCTGATCACGACCGGATCAGACGATACGGTCCGGTTCTGGGAGTTGGACCCCGCCAAGCCGATGGACTGGGGCGTGGAGGTGCAGTCTCTGCCTCACGGGTCGCGCCCATATGCTCTTTCCCCGAGCGCCGATGGTCGCTATCTGGCCGTTGGCGGCGGCGGCAGCCTGGCCATCTGGGAACGAAAGGGAGAGGGTTGGGTCCTGCTCACGACGAGGGAGGGGACGGATTACCGTTACCTCGCTTTCGCCCCGGACTCTCGGACGCTTGCGATCGGCGGGGAAGGCGGCGACGTCAGAGTTCTCGACGTACCGTCGATGAAAGAACTGCGCGTGCTGAAGGGGCTGGACGACGGGGTTCATTCCATCGTCTTCTCCCCCGATGGCGCGATCCTGGCGGCCGCCTCCTTCCGAGGGGAACTGGTCATGTGGGATTGGCGGACCGGAGTCGTGAAACCAGCCCTCGAAGCGATCGGTCGCGTCCAGTGCCTCGCCTTCACGCCCGATGGTCGAAGCCTTGCGACCGCGCATTGGGTTGAAGGAGGCGGGGTGGCCCTGCACGATCTTGCGACGGGCCGACTCAAGGCCCGCTTCGGATCTCGGGAAGGGTTCAACTCACTGACGTTCTCGCCCGACGGCTCCCTGCTGGCCGCCGCGGCGACCGATCATTCGATTCGACTCTGGGACGCTCGCACGGGCGAGGTTAAGGGCGTGCTCGACAAGGACATCGGTTGGGTGAAGACGATTCTCTTCACCACCGAGGGGACGCGGCTGGCCTACGGCGGGCGCGACGGAACCGTCCACTTCTGGAACATTCCCGCAGGGGCCGTCGATGCTCAGCTCAGCTTGCGGCCGCGGGGAGAGCGGCATCAGTCTCGAGAGAGCTAA